In Labrys monachus, the genomic stretch GCATAATGCTCGCGCCAGCCCTCGACGTCATGCACTTCGAAGGCGTGCTTCTCCAGGCCGTTGACCGACATGCCGACGCTGTCGAGTTCGCCGCCCGGGAAGATATAACGCGTCAAAGCATCATATTCCGGCCTCTTGCGGCGGAAACTCTTCATGTCGCGCTTGGCCGGGCGCGCGATGGCGTGGTGCAGATACAGCCCGCGCGGCCGCAGCAGGCCGTGCATCTTGGTGAAATAGGCATCATGATTGTCGATGCCGACATGCTCGAACATGCCGATGGAAGCGATCTTGTCGAACGTGCCGGTCAGGTCACGATAATCCTTCAGCTCGACCGTCACGAGATCCTGCAGGCCGAGCGCGGCGATCCGCGCCTGGGCGAAATCGAACTGCTCCTGGGCCAGCGTCACGCCATGGGCCTTGACGCCGTAGTGCTTCGCCGCGTGGCAGACGAGACCGGCCCAGCCGCAGCCGATATCGAGGAAGCGCTCTCCCGGCTGCAGCCGCAGCTTGCGGCAGATCATCTCGAACTTGGCGGTCTGCGCCTCGTCGAGCGTGGTCTCCGGCGTCGGCCAGTAGGCGCAGGTGTAGGCCATGGTCGGCCCGAGGAAAAGGCGGTAGAAATCGTTGGAGAGATCGTAGTGGAACTGCACGAGAGGCTTGTCGTCGCGACCGGCTTCCACTTTGTCGGCCACAGCCCCCTCGAAGGCGTGGCTCTTGACCTCCTTCTTCGGCAGCCGGCGCATCAGGAAGGGCAGCAGCCCACGGGCGAGCTGCAGCTTGCTCAGCCGCTTGAACAATCCCTTGGTGTTCATGCTGCCGCGCCGCTCCGCGACGTCGAGCAGCGTGCCGCCCTCGATCGTCAGACTGCCATCGGCGAGGAGTTCGACCAGCCGGTCGAAGCGCGGGCGCCGCACGAGGCGGGTCAGCGCATCGGCGTCGGCGATCTTGAGGCGCAGATCCGTCCGCGCCTTCGCACCGAGCGGCAGCACCTCGCCGTCCCATAATTCGACGGCGAAATCGGCCTGCAATTGGTCACCGAGGTGAGCGATGAGCCGCCTGGCGGCCTTGAGATGTCTGTCCACGCTGCCTCCGCACGATCGGAGGCGTTATAGCGCGATTTGCCGGCGGCGCCAGTAGCGAGCAGGCAGGCCAACCGCCTGCCGTACCGGAATCGAGGCCGTCCAGTCACCGAAACGGGAAATGACGGCCGTCAATGAAGATGAAATTCCTGGGTGACCGTCCGCAGTTCGCTGGGGCCGATCAGGCCGCTATGCGATACGGCAACGGAATGCAGGGTGCCGTCGAGCTTCTCGCGCCAGAAGGCCAGGAATTTCTTCAATTCCGGAAAGAGCGGCGCCAGATCGTAATCCTGCCAGACATAGTTCTGCAGCAGGCTCGGATGATCTGGCAGACGGTAGAAGATGCTGGCGGTCGTAAGGCCGTATCCTTCCAGCTGGCGGCGGAACGCAACTGAAACCATGGGCGATTTCTCCAACGCATTGCCTCATCGCCATTGCAACGCAATATTCACGGAATCGCAATCGAAATTTCACAATATCGTAGCAAAATCAATCTGTTAGCACTCATCGGAATCGGCTGCTGCAAGCGCCTTGCCGGTCAATCAATCTGCTGGCCCGTGCGGTCGCGCATCGTGGCCAGGGTGACGGCGCTGAGCACCGCCGCCGCCACGACGTAATAGGCGGGGGCGAGCTTGCTGCCCGTCGTCTCGATCAGCAGGGTGACGATGACGGCAGCGAACCCGCCGAAGATCGTCACCGCGAAATTATAGGCGAGCGACAGTCCGGTGGACCGCAGGCCGGCCGGGAACTGCTCGGCCAGCAGGGCCGGCGCCGGACCGGTGAAGGCAGCGAGCAGCAGCCCCATGATCGCCTGCACCGTCACCAGCACGACCGGCCTCGGCACCGCGATGAGCCATGAAAACAGCGGCATGATCACCACGCCGATGGCGATGGCGGCCGCCAGCAGCAGCCTCTTGCGCCCGACCCTGTCGGAGAGCGCGCCGGCGAGAGGACAGCCGAGCACCAGCACCACGCCGCAGGCGGTCGTCGCCATGAAGGCGTCGGCGAGGGGGATGCCGAGCTGCTTGACGGCAAAAGTGGTCATGTAGAACATCAGGACATAGGTGCAGACCGTCCACAGGATGGTGACGCCGAAGCCGGAAGCGATGCCGCGCGGATGCTCGCGCAGGGCGTCGCGGAGCGGCGAACGGCTCTTGCGCGTGCGGCTGTCGGCGAAGACCGGGGTCTCCGCCAGGCGCGCGCGGATATAGAAGCCGGCCGGCCCGATCAGGAGGCCGAGCAGGAAGGGAAAGCGCCAGCCCCAGCTGTCGATTGTGGCGGGATCGAGCGCCCTCGTCACGAACATGCCGCACAGGCCGCCGAGGAGGACCGCGAGCGCCTGGCTGGTCTGCTGCCAGCTGCCGTAGAAGCCGCGCCTGTCCGCCGGGGCATATTCGATCAGGAAGGCGGTGGCGCCGCCGATCTCGCCGCCGGCCGAAAAGCCCTGGATCAGCCGCGCCGCGACGATGACCAGCGGCCCGGCGATCCCCGCCTGGGCATAGGTCGGCGCGCAGCCGAGCAGCGCCGTGCCGGCGGCCATCAGCAGGATCGTCAGCGTCAGCGCCCGCTTGCGTCCGTGCCTGTCGGCATAGACGCCCAGCAGGATCGCGCCGACGGGCCGCACGACGAAGCCGACGCCATAGGTGCCGACGGTGAGCAGGATCGACGTCGTCTCGTCATGCGCGGGGAAGAACAGCCGTGCGATGATCGGCGTAAAGAAGCCGTAGACCGTGAAGTCGAACCATTCGAGGCCGTTGCCGATGGTGGCGGCCACGATGGCATGCCGTCGCTCGCCTTCGCCGACGATGTGGAGAGCGGAAGCCTGCGTCGCCATGGAGCGCCTCCCCGGGACTCATGTCAGGAGCCGCCAGTTCACACCGGCGCCGAGGTGCTGTCCATGCCCGAATGCGGTGCCGCGGCGTTGGAGCGGCAGGATGCGGTCAGGGACTGGCAACCCCGGTGGGCGGGTCCCCGACCCGCCTGCGTGTACGCCTCGTCCCGGCGGCGGCGACGCAGAAGGAAGTGCCGGTCAGGAGACCGGCACCCCCGGTGGGCGGGTCCCCCGACCCGCCCTCTCCGCCTCGCGGTCCCACCGGGACCAGGGCGACATGCCGATTGCAGGATCGGCTCAGTTGCGGGCCTTGTCGACCAGCTTGTTCTTGCCGATCCACGGCATCATCCCGCGCAGCTTCTCGCCGACCGCTTCGATCTGGTGGGCGTCGTTGAGGCGGCGGATGCCCTTGAAGCGCGAGGCGCCGGCCCGGTATTCCTGCATCCAGTCCGAGGTGAACTTGCCGGTCTGGATGTCCTTGAGCACGCGCTTCATCTCGGCCTTGGTGTCGGCGGTGATGATGCGCGGGCCGGAGACATATTCGCCCCATTCGGCCGTGTTCGAGATCGAGTAGTTCATGTTGGCGATGCCGCCCTCATAGATGAGGTCGACGATCAGCTTCACTTCGTGCAGGCATTCGAAATACGCCATTTCCGGCGCATAGCCGGCCTCGACCAGCGTTTCGAAGCCCGAGCGGATCAGCTCGACCAGGCCGCCGCAGAGCACGACCTGCTCGCCGAACAGGTCGGTCTCGCATTCTTCCTTGAAATTGGTCTCGATCACGCCCGAACGGCCGCCGCCGATGCCGCAGGCATAGGAGAGCGCGATGTCGTGGGCATTGCCCGAGGCGTCGTGATGGATGGCGATCAGGCAGGGCACGCCGCCGCCCTTCTCATATTCGCCGCGCACGGTGTGGCCGGGCCCCTTCGGCGCGATCATGATGACGTCGACGGTCTTCTTCGGCTCGATCAGGCCGAAATGCACGTTGAGACCATGCGCGAAGGCGATGGCGGCGCCGTCCCGGATGTGCGGCGCGATCTCGTCGCGGTAGATGTCCGCCTGCAGCTCGTCCGGCGTCGCCATCATCAGGAGATCGCCCCATTTGGCGGCCTCGGCCACCGACAGCACCTTGAGGCCGTCCGCCTCGACCTTCTTGGCGGTGGTGGAACCCGGGCGCAGCGCGATCGCGATCTCCTTGACGCCGGAATCCTTCAGGTTGAGCGCGTGCGCGCGGCCCTGGGAGCCGTAGCCCACGATGACGACCTTCTTGGTCTTGATCAGGTTGAGATCGGCGTCGCGATCATAATAAACGCGCATGGTCCTACGTTCCTTCAGAATGTCACAGGGGGCGGATATGCGGGCGAATAGCCCGTCATCGGGGTGGTGGCAATATTCGTTCTCGGAAAAACCCGCTTCGGCTCCATTTCTTTCGCCGAAGGCGGGTAGAACGCATCGGCCGGCTTAAAGGGGGTTCGGTCCGCGTGCGATGGCGGCGATGCCCGTGCGGGAGACTTCGACGAGGCCGATCGGCCGCATCAGCTCGACGAACTGGTCGAGCTTCTCGCCCTTGCCGGTGATCTCGAACACGAAGCTTTCGACCGTCGCATCGATGACGCGGGCGCGGAAGGCCTCGGCGATGCGCAGCGCCTCGCTGCGATCGTCGCCCTTGCCGCGCACCTTGATCAGCATCAGCTCGCGCTCGAGGGCGCGGCCGGTTTCGGTCAGGTCCACCACCTTGTGCACGGGCACGAGGCGTTCGAGCTGCGCCTTGATCTGATCGATGATGTTCCGCGTGCCCGTGGTGACCACGGTGATGCGCGAGACATGCTCCGCATGCTGGGTCTCGGACACGGTGAGGCTCTCGATATTGTAGCCGCGGCCGGAGAAGAGGCCGACCACGCGCGCGAGCACGCCCGGCTCGTTGTCGACCTCGACCACCAGCGTATGGGTCTCGGTCACGCTCGACGCGGTGGACATGAAATAGGCAGATCCGGTCATGTTGGAATTCCGACTGTGGAAATTCGGCAGCGCCCCTGGGGCGGCCGGCAGCGGGCCGGCCTCCTGAGCGCTGCGGGAGCCGGCTGGATGCCGGCGGCCGCGGGAAACGTCACACCAGCTGCTTGCCCCTGGCGTCGATGACGCTGCCGATATCGACGGCCGCATCGCCCAGGATCATCTCGTTGTGCGCCTTGCCCGACGGGATCATCGGAAAGCAGTTCTCCGACTTGTCGACATGGCAGTCGAAGATCACCGGATGCGGCGTGTCGATCATCTCCATGATCGCCGCATCGAGGTCGCCCGGCCTGGAGCAGCGCAGGCCGACGCCGCCATAGGCTTCCGCCAGCTTGACGAAATCGGGCAGCGCCGCCGAATAGCTCTCCGAATAGCGGCCGCCATGCAGCAACTCCTGCCACTGGCGCACCATCCCCATATATTCGTTGTTGAGGATGAAGATCTTCACCGGCAGGCGATACTGGACGGCCGTCGACATCTCCTGCAGCATCATCTGGATCGAGGCTTCCCCGGCGATGTCGATCACCAGGGCATCGGGATGGGCGAGCTGGACGCCGACCGCTGCGGGAAAGCCGTAGCCCATGGTTCCGAGGCCGCCCGACGTCATCCAGCGGTTCGGCTCGTCGAAATGGAAATGCTGGGCCGCCCACATCTGATGCTGGCCGACCTCGGTGGTGATGTAGACGTCGCGGCCTCTGGTCAGCTGATACAGCCGTTCGATCGCATATTGCGGCTTGATGATCGTGTCCGAGGCGCCGAACGCGAGCGACTTGCGCTGCCGCCAGCCGTCGATCTCGCCCCACCAGCTCTTCAGCGCCGCCTTGTCCACGGTCGGCTTCAGGGCGCGCCAGGCCGCGAGCATCTGCTCGAGCACATGCGCGCAATCGCCGACGATGCCGATGTCCACCTTGACGTTCTTGTTGATCGAGGAGGGATCGATATCGACGTGGATCCTGCGGCTGTGGGGCGAAAAGGCGTCGATGCGCCCGGTGATGCGGTCGTCGAAGCGGGCGCCGATATTGATCAGCACGTCGCAGTCGTGCATCGCCATATTGGCCTCGTAGGTCCCGTGCATGCCGAGCATGCCAAGCCATTGCGGATCGGCCGCCGGAAAGGCGCCCAGCCCCATCAGCGTCGAGGTCACGGGATAGCCGGTCACCTTGGCGAGTTCGCGCAGCAGCGCCGAGGCGCGCGGGCCGGCATTGATGACGCCGCCGCCGGTGTAGAACACCGGCTTCTTGGCCCCGGCGATCAGCGCCACAGCGGCGGCGACCTTGTCGGGGTCGCCCTCGATGCGCGGACGATAGGTCTTATGGACGTTCTCGGTCGGCT encodes the following:
- a CDS encoding MFS transporter; this encodes MATQASALHIVGEGERRHAIVAATIGNGLEWFDFTVYGFFTPIIARLFFPAHDETTSILLTVGTYGVGFVVRPVGAILLGVYADRHGRKRALTLTILLMAAGTALLGCAPTYAQAGIAGPLVIVAARLIQGFSAGGEIGGATAFLIEYAPADRRGFYGSWQQTSQALAVLLGGLCGMFVTRALDPATIDSWGWRFPFLLGLLIGPAGFYIRARLAETPVFADSRTRKSRSPLRDALREHPRGIASGFGVTILWTVCTYVLMFYMTTFAVKQLGIPLADAFMATTACGVVLVLGCPLAGALSDRVGRKRLLLAAAIAIGVVIMPLFSWLIAVPRPVVLVTVQAIMGLLLAAFTGPAPALLAEQFPAGLRSTGLSLAYNFAVTIFGGFAAVIVTLLIETTGSKLAPAYYVVAAAVLSAVTLATMRDRTGQQID
- the ilvC gene encoding ketol-acid reductoisomerase produces the protein MRVYYDRDADLNLIKTKKVVIVGYGSQGRAHALNLKDSGVKEIAIALRPGSTTAKKVEADGLKVLSVAEAAKWGDLLMMATPDELQADIYRDEIAPHIRDGAAIAFAHGLNVHFGLIEPKKTVDVIMIAPKGPGHTVRGEYEKGGGVPCLIAIHHDASGNAHDIALSYACGIGGGRSGVIETNFKEECETDLFGEQVVLCGGLVELIRSGFETLVEAGYAPEMAYFECLHEVKLIVDLIYEGGIANMNYSISNTAEWGEYVSGPRIITADTKAEMKRVLKDIQTGKFTSDWMQEYRAGASRFKGIRRLNDAHQIEAVGEKLRGMMPWIGKNKLVDKARN
- a CDS encoding SAM-dependent methyltransferase, coding for MDRHLKAARRLIAHLGDQLQADFAVELWDGEVLPLGAKARTDLRLKIADADALTRLVRRPRFDRLVELLADGSLTIEGGTLLDVAERRGSMNTKGLFKRLSKLQLARGLLPFLMRRLPKKEVKSHAFEGAVADKVEAGRDDKPLVQFHYDLSNDFYRLFLGPTMAYTCAYWPTPETTLDEAQTAKFEMICRKLRLQPGERFLDIGCGWAGLVCHAAKHYGVKAHGVTLAQEQFDFAQARIAALGLQDLVTVELKDYRDLTGTFDKIASIGMFEHVGIDNHDAYFTKMHGLLRPRGLYLHHAIARPAKRDMKSFRRKRPEYDALTRYIFPGGELDSVGMSVNGLEKHAFEVHDVEGWREHYARTTRAWTENLYAARQVAAAEVGEAKTRIWLLYLAGCSLAFERSAVGIFQTLASRKAKGPSGLPPTREDLYRQP
- a CDS encoding usg protein, whose amino-acid sequence is MVSVAFRRQLEGYGLTTASIFYRLPDHPSLLQNYVWQDYDLAPLFPELKKFLAFWREKLDGTLHSVAVSHSGLIGPSELRTVTQEFHLH
- a CDS encoding acetolactate synthase 3 large subunit, which produces MSTKQMTGAEMVVQALIDQGVDTLFGYPGGAVLPIYDAIFHQDKLRHILVRHEQGAVHAAEGYARSTGKVGCVLVTSGPGATNAVTGLTDALMDSIPLVCITGQVPTHLIGSDAFQEADTVGITRHCTKHNYLVKRIEDLPRILHEAFLIASSGRPGPVLVDIPKDIQFKAGEYYKPTENVHKTYRPRIEGDPDKVAAAVALIAGAKKPVFYTGGGVINAGPRASALLRELAKVTGYPVTSTLMGLGAFPAADPQWLGMLGMHGTYEANMAMHDCDVLINIGARFDDRITGRIDAFSPHSRRIHVDIDPSSINKNVKVDIGIVGDCAHVLEQMLAAWRALKPTVDKAALKSWWGEIDGWRQRKSLAFGASDTIIKPQYAIERLYQLTRGRDVYITTEVGQHQMWAAQHFHFDEPNRWMTSGGLGTMGYGFPAAVGVQLAHPDALVIDIAGEASIQMMLQEMSTAVQYRLPVKIFILNNEYMGMVRQWQELLHGGRYSESYSAALPDFVKLAEAYGGVGLRCSRPGDLDAAIMEMIDTPHPVIFDCHVDKSENCFPMIPSGKAHNEMILGDAAVDIGSVIDARGKQLV
- the ilvN gene encoding acetolactate synthase small subunit, giving the protein MTGSAYFMSTASSVTETHTLVVEVDNEPGVLARVVGLFSGRGYNIESLTVSETQHAEHVSRITVVTTGTRNIIDQIKAQLERLVPVHKVVDLTETGRALERELMLIKVRGKGDDRSEALRIAEAFRARVIDATVESFVFEITGKGEKLDQFVELMRPIGLVEVSRTGIAAIARGPNPL